A window of Lentibacillus sp. Marseille-P4043 contains these coding sequences:
- a CDS encoding DUF3231 family protein: MSTEQNIKLTSAELSQLWTSYQNDSGSICMLKHFLQTVEDSEIRPIIEHALKLSQSHIQKLTTIFAKEDYPLPNGFSESQDLNTDSPRLFTDNYMLQFIKQSAQISLSGYGVAKSLAVRSDINEFYAQCLTEVNQLDTMTKNVLLSKGLYVRSPYIPYPDKIDFVKKQKFLTGWFGERRPLLSLEITNLFSNFQRNALGTATLIGFSQVAKSKKVAQFFVRGKEIAAKQNEVFGSILREDDLPVPMTSDTYVTESKAAPISDRLMMFTVTGLIALGIGYYGTSISTSLRRDLTAHYDRFIHEILKYSEDGANILIDNGWMEEPLQASDRDELSN; this comes from the coding sequence ATGTCGACTGAGCAGAACATAAAACTTACATCAGCAGAACTTTCACAACTTTGGACATCTTATCAAAATGATAGTGGCTCCATTTGCATGTTGAAGCATTTTTTGCAGACTGTTGAAGACTCTGAAATTCGTCCGATCATCGAACACGCGTTAAAATTATCGCAAAGTCATATCCAAAAACTTACCACCATTTTTGCCAAGGAAGATTATCCATTGCCAAACGGTTTTTCGGAAAGTCAGGATTTGAATACCGATTCTCCGCGGTTATTCACAGACAATTATATGCTACAATTTATAAAACAATCAGCCCAAATCTCACTAAGTGGCTATGGTGTTGCGAAGTCCTTAGCCGTACGGTCTGATATTAATGAATTTTACGCGCAATGTCTGACAGAGGTAAATCAACTGGATACGATGACCAAAAATGTTTTACTGTCAAAAGGCCTTTATGTACGCTCTCCATATATTCCATACCCAGATAAAATTGATTTTGTCAAAAAACAAAAATTTCTTACGGGTTGGTTTGGGGAAAGACGACCACTATTATCACTGGAGATAACAAATCTTTTTTCCAATTTTCAACGTAATGCTTTAGGAACAGCAACCCTTATCGGCTTCAGTCAAGTGGCAAAATCTAAAAAGGTTGCGCAATTCTTTGTGCGAGGGAAGGAAATTGCCGCAAAACAAAACGAGGTATTTGGGTCTATCTTACGTGAAGATGATCTCCCAGTTCCAATGACATCAGATACGTATGTCACCGAATCAAAGGCAGCGCCAATCTCTGACCGTTTAATGATGTTTACGGTTACAGGTTTAATTGCGTTAGGTATTGGATATTATGGAACAAGTATATCTACAAGTTTAAGACGCGATCTAACGGCACACTATGATCGGTTCATACATGAAATCCTCAAGTATTCGGAAGACGGCGCAAACATCCTGATTGACAATGGTTGGATGGAAGAACCCCTACAAGCAAGTGACCGTGATGAATTATCGAACTAA
- a CDS encoding GNAT family N-acetyltransferase codes for MLTIKQLQSQKEIIQVFPVIKQLRTHLDETTYLELVTDAMENDGYKMFALLDNYEIVAVAGFKPMITLYYGRFVWVCDLVTDRNNRSKGYGERLLAYVHEWAIEHHYESVALSSGLQRKNAHRFYKDKMNYDKVSYVFKNSF; via the coding sequence ATGCTAACAATTAAACAATTACAATCACAAAAGGAAATCATCCAGGTATTTCCAGTAATTAAGCAATTACGAACACATCTTGATGAAACTACTTATCTAGAATTGGTTACAGATGCCATGGAGAATGACGGTTATAAAATGTTTGCTTTGCTCGATAATTATGAGATTGTTGCGGTTGCTGGTTTTAAACCGATGATTACACTTTATTATGGCAGATTTGTTTGGGTATGTGATTTAGTTACGGATCGTAATAATCGTTCCAAAGGCTATGGAGAAAGACTGCTTGCTTATGTTCATGAATGGGCAATAGAGCATCATTATGAAAGTGTTGCTTTATCTTCAGGATTACAGCGCAAGAATGCCCACCGTTTTTACAAGGATAAAATGAATTATGATAAAGTGAGTTATGTGTTTAAAAATTCCTTTTGA
- a CDS encoding DHH family phosphoesterase, which yields MYKLLSHNDLDGVGCGILAKLAFGNQVSVRYNSISALDREVKHFLENGNKDTSLLITDLSINPENEKKVEVFFQEGGKVKLLDHHKTALHFNDYQWAHVQVEDAEGKATSATSLLYEYLVSRQLLNPSDVIVEFVELVRQYDTWEWEKNENITAKRLNTLFFLISIEAFEEKMIHRLRSSDHFYFDAFEQQLLEIEENNIERYIRRKRRQLIQIKAGGHFAGVVHAESYHSELGNELGKEYPHLDYIVILNMGGKRMGFRTIHDHVDVSKVAGHFGGGGHEKASGSILTDAAYKQFVAKTFPLEPLHEDTKRNRFNVKESTFGTLYNSRSDDLFLLYPKNNHEWMIERNKVNVKETFTSFVEGEKFLKRNYEVWLARDDVFVHYLMEEVRKGTNGKSK from the coding sequence ATGTATAAATTGTTGTCACATAATGATTTGGACGGGGTTGGCTGTGGGATTTTGGCGAAGCTTGCTTTTGGTAATCAGGTTAGTGTTCGATACAATTCCATTTCAGCCCTTGACCGTGAAGTGAAACACTTTTTGGAAAATGGTAATAAGGACACAAGTTTGCTTATTACAGATTTGTCTATTAATCCAGAGAATGAAAAAAAAGTGGAGGTGTTTTTTCAGGAAGGGGGCAAGGTGAAACTACTGGATCATCATAAAACAGCTTTGCATTTTAATGATTATCAGTGGGCACATGTACAAGTTGAAGATGCAGAAGGAAAAGCGACTTCGGCAACATCATTACTTTACGAATACCTAGTTTCACGTCAACTTTTAAATCCTTCAGATGTCATAGTGGAATTTGTTGAACTTGTCAGACAGTATGATACATGGGAATGGGAGAAAAATGAAAACATTACAGCGAAACGGCTCAATACGCTTTTTTTCTTAATATCAATTGAAGCGTTTGAAGAAAAAATGATTCATCGGCTAAGATCAAGTGATCATTTTTATTTCGATGCGTTTGAACAGCAACTACTAGAAATAGAAGAAAACAATATTGAACGTTATATTCGTCGAAAAAGGCGTCAACTCATTCAAATAAAAGCGGGTGGCCACTTCGCTGGTGTCGTGCATGCGGAGTCGTATCATTCGGAATTAGGAAACGAGCTTGGGAAAGAATACCCACATCTTGATTATATCGTTATTTTAAATATGGGTGGTAAACGAATGGGATTTCGAACGATTCATGATCATGTTGATGTATCCAAAGTGGCTGGTCATTTTGGTGGCGGCGGGCATGAAAAAGCGTCAGGCAGCATATTAACCGATGCGGCATACAAACAGTTTGTGGCTAAAACATTCCCTTTGGAACCATTGCATGAAGATACGAAGCGTAACCGTTTTAATGTGAAGGAGTCAACTTTCGGTACCCTGTATAACAGTCGATCGGATGATTTGTTCTTGCTTTATCCGAAAAATAACCATGAATGGATGATTGAACGGAACAAAGTAAATGTAAAAGAGACATTTACAAGCTTTGTGGAAGGTGAAAAATTTTTAAAAAGGAATTATGAAGTCTGGCTTGCTAGAGATGATGTTTTTGTCCATTACTTAATGGAAGAAGTAAGGAAAGGAACTAATGGAAAATCAAAATAG
- the sspO gene encoding small acid-soluble spore protein O has translation MSNRNKQKVNSNVSDEQAVRKNLSRDFDHEFANEPLTENEKYNNKKTKKRH, from the coding sequence ATGAGCAATAGGAACAAGCAAAAAGTGAACAGTAATGTAAGCGATGAACAGGCAGTGAGGAAGAATTTATCGAGAGACTTTGATCATGAATTTGCGAACGAACCTCTAACAGAAAACGAAAAATACAACAATAAAAAAACAAAAAAGCGGCATTAA
- a CDS encoding solute symporter family protein — MDATVVILFLIIVMITLVITYYAAKQTQTTGDFYTAGGGLTGWQNGIAIAGDYLSAASFLGIAGAIALYGFDGFFYSIGFLIAYLVVLFLVAEPLRNLGKYTLADMINSRFDAKKVRGAAALSTITIVTFYMIAQLVGAGALIQLLFDIDYWIAVLIVGVMMTIYVLFGGMIATSWVQIVKAVLLMAGMVIISFLVLLKFNFNIGEMFSNVKTVTSHGADYLKPGLKYTEPLGTISLMIALVLGTSGLPHILMRFFTVKDAKTARSSVITATWTIGIFYVLTLFLGFGAAAFVGETNILAANPGGNMAAPLLAKALGGDILFAFISAVAFATILAVVAGLVLSGASAFAHDLYGQIFKKGKASDKEQMLAARYASLAVSVFAIILALFAQNLNVAFLVSLAFCIAASANLPVILYTVYWKKFNTTGAVTAMLCGLISALVLVSLSPSVFSPVEGAALFVGDPLFPLTNPALISVPLGFLGGYIGTKLSKETDDIRYAEVKVKANTGYREN; from the coding sequence ATGGATGCAACGGTTGTAATTCTTTTTTTAATTATCGTTATGATAACACTTGTGATTACGTATTATGCAGCGAAACAAACACAGACAACTGGTGATTTTTATACAGCTGGAGGCGGATTAACTGGATGGCAAAATGGGATTGCGATTGCTGGTGATTATTTATCTGCAGCTTCTTTCCTTGGTATAGCAGGAGCAATTGCCCTTTATGGATTTGATGGGTTCTTCTATAGTATTGGTTTTCTAATTGCATATTTGGTTGTGTTGTTTTTAGTTGCTGAACCGTTGAGAAATTTAGGGAAATATACACTTGCAGATATGATCAATTCCCGGTTTGATGCCAAAAAAGTTAGGGGAGCGGCAGCACTTAGTACGATCACGATTGTAACGTTTTATATGATTGCACAGCTTGTTGGAGCAGGAGCACTTATTCAGTTGTTGTTTGATATAGACTATTGGATTGCCGTGTTAATTGTTGGTGTAATGATGACCATATACGTACTTTTCGGCGGAATGATTGCAACTAGTTGGGTGCAAATTGTCAAAGCAGTCCTTCTAATGGCTGGAATGGTTATTATTTCATTTCTGGTTTTATTAAAGTTCAACTTCAATATTGGGGAAATGTTTAGTAATGTTAAAACGGTTACGAGCCATGGGGCTGATTATTTAAAGCCAGGCTTAAAATATACCGAACCATTGGGGACCATTTCATTAATGATCGCATTAGTACTAGGAACATCTGGCCTACCACACATCCTGATGCGCTTTTTCACTGTTAAAGATGCGAAGACAGCTAGAAGTTCCGTTATTACTGCAACATGGACGATCGGTATTTTCTATGTGTTAACATTATTTCTTGGATTCGGTGCGGCTGCATTTGTAGGGGAAACGAATATTCTTGCAGCAAATCCAGGTGGTAACATGGCAGCACCATTACTGGCGAAAGCGCTAGGTGGAGATATTCTATTTGCATTTATATCAGCAGTTGCCTTCGCGACTATTCTGGCGGTTGTAGCAGGTCTCGTGTTATCTGGGGCATCGGCTTTTGCTCATGATTTGTATGGTCAAATTTTTAAAAAAGGAAAGGCTTCAGACAAAGAACAAATGCTAGCAGCTCGCTATGCTTCCTTAGCAGTATCAGTATTCGCTATTATTTTAGCATTATTCGCGCAAAATCTGAATGTGGCATTCTTGGTTTCTCTTGCCTTTTGTATTGCAGCAAGTGCCAATTTACCGGTTATTCTTTATACCGTTTATTGGAAAAAGTTTAATACTACAGGAGCCGTTACAGCAATGTTATGTGGATTGATTTCTGCGTTAGTTCTTGTATCGTTAAGTCCAAGTGTTTTCTCACCCGTTGAAGGTGCGGCATTGTTTGTGGGAGATCCGCTTTTCCCGTTGACCAATCCGGCATTAATCTCTGTTCCATTAGGTTTTCTTGGGGGGTACATTGGAACTAAACTGTCTAAAGAGACGGATGATATACGGTATGCTGAAGTGAAAGTAAAAGCAAATACAGGATATCGGGAAAATTAA